One region of Deltaproteobacteria bacterium genomic DNA includes:
- a CDS encoding YdcF family protein, with the protein MITFKILQQFLLPSVFLFVLLIIGLILFSKRIGKILVILSVFLYYIFSISPTADLIIYPLEGKYRQCRKHLNTVVVLTGGVKHGDLPLTSKLSKSMLYRTIEALRISFENNKNVRIIISGRSPMNEKEREAIFVEEFMKRFGVPEEKIIVDTRSRNTRESAFNLKLSLRKKPFLLVTSAYHMPRALYIFKRYGTNPIPCPCDFERDKQYNILDFFPNPRNLRKCNLAFHEYFGILWYHVGF; encoded by the coding sequence ATGATTACATTTAAGATTTTGCAACAGTTTTTACTTCCCAGTGTATTTTTATTTGTATTACTTATCATTGGTTTAATTCTCTTCAGTAAAAGGATAGGGAAGATTTTAGTGATACTTTCTGTTTTTTTATATTATATCTTTTCTATTTCCCCTACTGCTGATCTAATCATTTACCCTCTGGAAGGAAAATATAGACAATGCAGGAAGCATCTAAATACAGTTGTTGTTTTAACAGGTGGTGTGAAACACGGCGATCTGCCTTTAACCAGCAAATTGAGTAAAAGCATGCTGTATAGAACAATAGAGGCATTACGCATATCTTTTGAAAACAATAAAAATGTAAGAATCATTATCTCTGGCAGAAGTCCCATGAATGAAAAGGAAAGAGAGGCAATATTTGTAGAAGAATTCATGAAGAGATTTGGTGTTCCAGAGGAAAAGATAATAGTGGATACAAGGTCAAGGAATACACGGGAAAGTGCCTTTAATTTGAAACTATCTTTAAGAAAAAAACCATTTCTTCTGGTAACCTCTGCTTATCATATGCCCCGTGCTCTATATATATTTAAGAGGTATGGCACAAATCCTATACCCTGTCCCTGCGATTTTGAGAGAGACAAACAATACAACATTTTAGATTTTTTCCCTAATCCCCGAAACTTGAGAAAATGCAACTTAGCATTTCACGAATATTTTGGCATTCTGTGGTATCATGTGGGATTTTGA
- a CDS encoding NAD(P)/FAD-dependent oxidoreductase translates to MAFCGIMWDFDVVIIGGGPAGCILAEEIGDEISTLVVEEDKEIGKPIRCAGFVSERCIKEANAYKSILKQTSKIVIHSPKRSVVVNTKEKLFVIKRDRFDQIIFKRAIKRKKVEFELNTKAIRNDGNAIFLKNKDGLKTVRAKVVVGADGALSNVAKWFSFPPVGALLYAFQTYIPYNKDEIEVFWGKDIVPSFFSWIIPENGTARVGLASQENPYFYFKNFLNRFTDERLKITGGVIPIGARKNTVKGNVILIGDAAGQVKPTSGGGLYTGVVCAKEAANAIKEAIFSEDIKKLSNYERNWRKKIGKELYFGMLIHKIRCRISDEERDRFVSFVSHYKKLVEDNADIDYLSKIAKKIWRYPAAWNEILHIIPPYRFIPLMIRSIFK, encoded by the coding sequence TTGGCATTCTGTGGTATCATGTGGGATTTTGATGTAGTCATAATTGGAGGTGGACCTGCAGGGTGCATCTTAGCAGAAGAAATAGGAGATGAGATCTCTACCTTAGTGGTGGAGGAGGACAAAGAGATAGGAAAACCCATAAGATGTGCAGGTTTTGTCAGTGAAAGATGTATAAAGGAAGCAAATGCATACAAATCAATACTAAAACAAACCAGTAAAATAGTCATTCATTCACCTAAGAGATCCGTGGTTGTAAATACAAAGGAAAAATTATTTGTTATAAAGAGAGACAGGTTTGATCAGATTATATTCAAAAGAGCAATAAAAAGGAAAAAAGTAGAATTTGAATTAAATACAAAAGCCATAAGAAATGATGGAAATGCTATTTTTTTAAAGAATAAAGATGGATTAAAGACTGTAAGAGCAAAAGTTGTTGTAGGTGCGGATGGGGCTTTGAGCAATGTGGCAAAATGGTTTTCCTTTCCACCTGTAGGCGCACTCCTCTATGCATTTCAGACATATATACCCTACAATAAAGATGAGATAGAAGTGTTCTGGGGAAAAGATATTGTTCCTTCATTTTTTTCATGGATTATACCAGAAAATGGTACGGCGAGAGTTGGTCTGGCTTCTCAAGAAAATCCATATTTTTATTTTAAAAATTTTTTAAATAGATTTACGGATGAAAGGTTAAAGATTACAGGAGGAGTTATTCCTATTGGGGCAAGAAAAAATACGGTGAAGGGAAATGTAATACTTATAGGCGATGCGGCAGGACAGGTGAAACCCACCTCGGGAGGAGGACTGTATACCGGCGTTGTTTGTGCAAAGGAAGCAGCCAATGCAATTAAAGAGGCGATATTTTCTGAAGACATAAAAAAGCTTTCAAATTATGAAAGAAATTGGAGAAAAAAGATAGGAAAAGAACTTTATTTTGGAATGCTTATTCACAAAATAAGATGCAGGATTTCAGATGAAGAGAGAGATAGATTTGTATCTTTTGTTTCCCATTACAAAAAATTGGTAGAAGACAATGCAGATATAGATTATTTGAGTAAGATAGCAAAGAAAATATGGAGATATCCTGCTGCCTGGAATGAAATATTGCACATTATTCCTCCCTACAGGTTTATTCCTTTAATGATTCGCTCTATATTTAAGTGA